The DNA segment CTGTTTTGGAGCCGCGCCCATGGCGTGACCGTTGGACACTATAAAGCTCATGCGATGACATTATCTAAATATCTACCCTACCCCGACTAAAAGGATTCTATTTCACTGGTATGcagatttttttgtttgttttcattacgTATTTGACATAGCTTTGACATAGCAGAGCCGGAATTAATGACAGTGGTCAGGGCATGGTGACTAATACAGAATAGGTAGCTCTTATAGAATACCTATTTTTTAATTGcagttttttaaagtttattttctcAGTTCTGTTGTAAATTGgtgttaaaaaaccggccaagtgcgagtcggactcgcgcacggagggttccgcaccatcaacaaaaatagagcaaataaatcgtgtttgttgtatgggagccccccttaaatatttattttattttatttttagtatttgttgttatagcggcaacagagccGGCTAGGCtattgtctagctatcgcggttcatgagatacagcctggtgacagacggacggacggacggacggacggacggacggacagcgaagtcttagtaatagggtcccgtttttaccctttgggtacggaaccctattaaACAAGAACAGCGTAGTTACTAAACcaatttagatttaaaaaatcCTGTTTAGTTAGTAGAGgtgtttaataattataatattcagcTCAAGATATATGGTGTTTATAAAATTCTTATGTAACATTTTATTGGTTTTCAATGATTTATCGTTTTCATAAATTGGGACAATGAATTTATTTGTTCGGAATTTCAAATCGTACAAATTAAGTTACTTAAAATCGAACCTGAAAGAAATAATGGCGTtacagtcagtcagtcagcgaggtgttcaaaatcatcgctcttattctcttaacaataaagtcgcgtcaagatcattttgaacatctcgcccgcttagcaactactcCTGCTGACTGTATTTACCACTCAAACAAGCACTTTAATCATAAATACGCTCCCTATTACAATAACTCCTAAGACATATCAAACGCAACAAGTTTGCGTGTCGGAAAACTCCGCTCTAACACGAAGGAACTGTTCCTTCACGAAATCTACGCAATTTCCCTAACACTTGCCTCTAGATTAATGGTTAAAATTATGTAACGTGTTATAACCGACTTTTTATACTCGTGGAACTAAGAATAGAATAATTTATGGACGAGTAGATTGGGGAAAGAACAATGACGTAGAAAATAACGTAACTAATGAAAAAGGccgaatttgtatttttttatgccaTAGGAGGCAAACGGGCAGTCGAGTCGCCTGATGGTAAACGATTACCGTCGgctatggacacccgcaacaccagagggggtTGTGTCGGTTTCCTGTTTTTACGATCTAAAAACGCGCGCgcacacacgcacgcacacgcacacacacacacgcacacgccCGCACGCACACGCACGCATgcacacgcacgcacgcacgcacgtacgcacgcacgcacgcacacgCGCTCGTTTAGTTTTTTAGATACCTACGGTCTTTTCTTAAAGGTTTgttttgaaggtcgtatcacaGTTCAttatggttttgatcttgttttaaTACGAACTTGACGACCGTTCTggtgcgcatctcacgcacgactttcatttGCAGCATTTCGCATGCCCAAATCACCGTGAGcttcaaggtcgtatctaaacaagatcaaaaccgtatccACTTATCAAATCAGAATCGGCTAATCGCTCCGTCGCGTCGCATGAATTAATACGAATATTTCATATGTAAATTAGGAGTTATTTAGATAGAGCGTAGATAAGAAAGCTTTTGACAATTAGGGCCACAAAACAAATAGTTTATGAGTTTTCCTAATGTGTTGGTAACAGCCTTATTCTGTGATCGATCGAGGGACTTCAGTAGTAAACATTTTGACATGTTAAACACCCCGACTACGGATTAACCAAAATGAAGGGTTATTTTCTAACTAAGCTAACAGTCTATGTACGAAGTAGGTGGTGGTATTTTAATTGATAAGGTGTATGTTTGTTTGTGTGTGCCAAGTTCCATCTTATCGTCAAAACGAATgaggtttttttaattaataagatGTCATCTGATTTGAGTGTCAGTTACCTAAATATAACCAACATTATAACATTAACACTGCCCCGCTTAGTTATAAAGcagtattttaaatgaaaatttaatgcaaacCTGTATCTTAATCAGAAACCTCaattttcattatattgatttaaactaacccGATTTTCTctcataattttaaaactaactcatcaattcaattcaatcaaAGTTCAATTTTcaagttcatttattttttcaagtttattTGCTGTAGCTTAGGAGGGTAGAACagttaaatagtagtttatgcaacagtgatatgaagaaccaattatgagctgttgcatacattactttttctatgacagctgcagcaaaaaaaaaaaaaaaagagttattatttaaaaaaaagttattattaaaaaaaaaagagttattatttaaaaaaaaaagagttattattgtaaatgaaaacatacctctttcaatcaagatgatcggaacttgtatctttaaaaaaaataaagcagttgtacgtattatactcataagatgactgctagcagcctatagacaaatcattcaaatgacattgctttagatatcactgtcagtcatttaattgacacatttaagtgctggagtagaaaaagtaaaaaCTAATCTTCTTAAGTGaatttaactatttattatggaactttaaattaaaagtgATGTACTTCTTAAGATCCCTttaaagatccctatgggtcgaagtgtatccgcatgggcccccgaaaacaataagataagataagatgtaCTTCTTTATGGCAAAATATCGACACATcactaggtacttaataaatatgAAAATCTAGCAACAcatattatttttcacctcagcagctggaacaagggtactttgccacttaaaaacattgagcaaaatcgcattttgctcactgagtgagacaaaatgagcaaaatgcgattttgctcactcagtgagcaaaatgcgattttgctcacagttttcaagtagcaaagtacccttgttcgagctgctgaggtgaaaatttaatcgttggtatatcttaagaaaacatgagtgaatagaagtaagtgatgaagaaggaatacatttttcgggttctctaatatgttctcactgctgaggtgaaaagttttgtgaactacacgagatcaaagttatttacatctcgtgcgcttttgagtcccttactacgctcaagattctaaattatattcactcgctacgctcgtgaatctagtatagaatctttcgcttgcacgggactcaaaataagcactcgaagaaatatcaaactttgatctcttgttgtacaaataactattatttcagGAAACAAACACACTAGGAAATAACGTAGTTGATCGGCCACAAAATAATTTACATACGCAAGTACTAATTATCTGGATAGCGGTACTAAAATACTCACATAGGTCATAAACTACTATCGCCTACACATCAGTATAAGGCAATATAAAATATCGATTCATTTAAACCTAATGGACACATGTTAGCTATAGAAATAAGTTTTCTATTGAGTTTTAAGTTCTACAAAATTTCGTAGCAGGTCTACGGTGTACCGGTACCGATTGTTATTTAGAGGTTTAAGTACATTAATTGTTAAGTATACACGGACTTTAGCTGTTAAGTcttttagatagatagataatttctttattcaCCACAACATACATGACATAGGCAACATACATGACATTAAAAGTACAAGAtaagaacataatatatatgcaaaaacaacataattacTAAAATCTATTAACTATTACTTTATGAAGCCATGTGTCGTGGCACAGAAAAGGCGTTGGCTCAGCATTGTGATGCGGCAAGCCACATCGCTGGTATTTTAAGGATTTCATTACGTTGACACTTCGTAGCGTAGAAATTAAACCAACTTAGAGACAACAGTTAAAAACCTCACGGTTTTGCGCGTAGGCGCGCGTAGTAAGGTACTACGCTTGAAAAAGGGGTCAATTTTAGTGAGTAGGTATGTCCATCTTCATAGAAACCAAGTGAATAtgtaaggtactattaaaaaaacttttagaaatacatattttatatagTTTTCTTCGGCACTTAAATGTTTAATTCATATTCATGTGATGTTgaacaacaatattaaaaatattttgttttgaaaaaGTGTTTATGTTACACTTAAGAACGTTTCCGATTAGAAAATGTTGTAAAACTTTATAAACAGACAATTCTATTTAACAGATAGTTAAAGCCTTTATTCAGTTTACAATTTTAGAAATTGCCATTTACtttgtaactgaaataaatacctatgttaATTAAAAGTTTCTAATACTAACCTGGCTTATCGCGCGGCATGGCGTGGCTCTCGAAGGCTCGAACGAAGTGCGGCATCGGCGGGCAGCGGCCGGtctcacccccccccccctccccccacccCCCGCGACGGCGCGTTAGCACCCCGGGGCCACGGAAGCACGGAACGCAGCGTCGAGCGTGCACGTTCCGAGCGTGCGTTTTGTGGCCACAGCGTTAtgccggctgtacacactcgtcgagagcctCTCGCCGAGAGTCCGTTCCAATCGGAGATGGGCGAGACGAGACGAGTATAGCGAGGCAGTTTTTGTAGGTGCCTTATGTTGTGTGGATAGTTTTAAGCCGATTAAGTATCTATACGAGTATATCGCTTTGCTGGCAATTTATGTTCCGAGGTTTAATATCGTGACACAAGgcgaataaatatgaatataaaaaaacggtttatacctatttgttataaatattttaatttggtttATCACGCACAGTAGCAGTCTTTTCCGGTAGTTAAAGAGTTATAGTTTAAGAGAAGTGCGATTGTTTGTGATAAAATGCTGGCGAGTGGCCCGGCCCGCCGCGTTTCGCGCATCTCGCTCTGCTCCCGTACGATGACATACATGCTGCTACTACTACATACTACGATAAAGagacgtctgcgaacgatgctattaagcttagaataaatttaaaagtggtaaaattactgtcttgattGAGACGacctcacggcctctggatcgatactccagcgctctgccatctgagccaccaagacctcatccaaaGCCAGCAAATCTTCTAACCTGgtccacccaagacagtattttttttcgggtctctattgtttcccaaatagttttaagccataatgtattggttGCCcgtattttcgttagtcataattcatttggttcagaaacgcgtcacttttcaggattgccataaaacaaacctaacctaacctatctatagaataacctaacgaaaatcctgaaatgttaacggtttcagttttatgactaatgataatatgacaaacaatacattatgatttaaaactCTATGGGAAACAATTCGGGACCccatttttttcacttttaggGCCCGGGCACacttagcgtctttcgagcgtcagcgtctagtcagcgttatggaaaatggcgttgcgtcgagcatcagccatagagttggctagacgccgacgctacgTGTGCCCAGACCCTTAAATAGCTTATTTCTACATTTGTACAAGTCTCTAACCTGGTTTGTCCGGCATGGGTATGACTATCTTCTCGGGTAGCTCTAGCGAAGTGCGCTGCGCGCGGTAGAACGCCGGTGTGCGGCCCGCCGCGTCACGCGCGCCGCGCGCTGCGCCTGCGCGCTCCAGCAGCGCTGCGGCGGCGCTAGCGCGGCGTCCCACTGCGTAGTGGAGCGGCGTGCGGCCGAACTAGTGAACATAGGTAATttagagcccatcaacgtgcacactgctaaataattgtgattatttaaatttaacgacaggtatttaaaaaaccggccaagtgcgagtcggactcgcgcacggagggttccgcaccatcaacaaaaaatagagcaaaacaagcaaaaaatcggtcacccatccaagtactgcctccgcccgacgttgcttaacttcggtcaaaaatcatgtttgttgtatgggagccccacttaaatctttattttattctgtttttagtatttgttgttatagcggcaacagaaatacatcatctgtgaaaatttcaactgtttagctatcacggttcgtgagatacagcctggtgacagacggacggacggacggacggacggacggacagcggagtcttagtaatagggtcccgtttttaccctttgggtacggaatacggaaccctaaaaataccttTTAAATAAATCAAACTAGCATAAAAAAAGTGACGTGAAGTGATTTAACTAAACTAAATATTATCGTTTGTCGTCCTTTTTGATTggcctaaaataaatattaacgaAAGTATACCCTACTTTCTTACGTTCCCAAGTTCCTTCCCAATTAATTAGTATCTAAATATGTTTTGAACTCGTAACCCTAACTACAAACGAGGAAGCCATAATGTGACGCACTTTCTGACTTTAAACTAGAACTCGATTGTCATTCAATCGATAGGCTGATAGACACATGAACAGtggctatcagatatatcggagcggccaagatgttcacaatatttgaacacgcactctaacgccttgacaatagaggcgtgttcagatatttgtgagcgccttgaccgctccgatatatctgagggcgactgtaccatcgcccacactgttaactgacagttcgtaaactttattattagtataagtccaccaatggacagttaagagtgttccTGTTTGTAGCTACCGTCGCTATCAGATATCGGAGCAGCcatggtgttcacaaatatctgaacaaaacttataggtaggtactaagagTCGGAGCGAGCTAATTTTGCATAGCATTTATAATGACAAATTAAGTGTGGTAATGTCATAGTTAGTGtcaaaattactatgaaaataaataacgtTAATAATGACACTCTGTTCTGTCCAAGTCATCCACACTGGTGGTGGTTATAGCAAAGACATAAAACCGCTGGTTAGTCAAGTGTATTCCTATTAGTACCTACACATTTGAGTACCTATCTGGATAATAGTGTACGACCGAAACCATATTTTTTACAGAAATCGAGACCGAAGGTTCGATTTtatctagtttcggccgaaacatgatttttatgccgaaaccAAAACTATATACGGTCGGACACTActggacaacaatattaataattcaCTCTAAAGCTAGCCGTCTAGGCATTTTGAAATAGGCACGAACAATATTTAACTGAACATCGATAGACCTTATCACTTTCAAAATAAGGGTCACAAATTGTAATGGTACCAAAAACTAGGTATTATTCCAGTTCGTACAGTTATCAGAATAATTGCGCATGTATATTTAATAGCGGCCATTATTGAGAGATAATTGGAATCCGACTGAATTAGGTTGTTTTGATATTGTTTTTAATGGATTTTACATTTATGGTAGTATTTGACATGGTTTCGATGTGAATGATATCAACCTGTTGTAggtagataagataaagataaagataaaatatagtttattcaagtaggcataattacaatgcgcttatgaacgtcaaataaagctaggtagaccggctccaaccctacacctctgccccgagaagatttaaatcccccctcaattggaggagggtatcccattatgggaccggcaacaaactcggcgggacacatcttttcaaaaataattacatcttataattaacatgcattacgagaaaataaggaaaaaaaaatacaatttaaatcactatagaattcatgcaattatacacataaggtgtaatagaaatttgatttagaaaatatacatatgtacatggaatcatacaaattcgtagctctttcagaaaacatatcaaattcttacaaaaggaaaagataataaagttattaaaagaaatgggaaaacatattatataaatctgattgattattatgaattaccaacatataatatttgatgtgttttcctgtttacctgagctgtgtcacctataactctatacaaaatacaatgtttttaattgctactactttttattagtttctggtttggaccatgcatgtttgtctgtcaagtagtcctcgactctgtaataagcttttaacatcaatgacttttttaagtaattcttaagagctggaaagggtaatcttaaagcatcctcaggtaacttgttataaaaatgaatgcattgcccaacgaatgacttttgtaccttACGGGTACCTAccctatattataaattatgtatACAGTAAAAGTCTCTGAACGCACAATTGCCTTGCCTAGACGGCTTCGTCGAATTACTGTGTTGTTTTTAGACTGTGCCCAAGCTATGTCCGTTTTCCGTGtttctatttatttaggtaccttatgatgtgtgtatttttatctacgaacaggccgcgtagccaagcctgagtggacgctcgaagcggagcgttcggcggggcgtgcagcgtggcgtcgggctcacaagtttagtaatttgagcagcgtgcagtaaggccgctactatacgcttgcatttgtttaacatacacgccgcacgccccgccccgctgcacgcccaactcgagcgtccactcaggcccactaaacgcttcgtagcgatcaaaatgcaactgtcactgtcgcactaatatggaagagtgattgagagacacaaagcgtttcgttgtacAAGCGATAGCAATTGTCACTTTGTCTAGGCGgcagtaccatcgcccacactgtttaCTGTACATCAGTGGGCCTTATGCCTTGtataataaggtccaccgatgtacagttatgATTGTTGCTGTTTACTTACAGAATCTCTCTGATGGACGAGCTGCGGGTAGTTGTTGACCAGCCACTCCACGATGTCCGTGTAGTCATAGTACACAGCTTTATGAAGCAGCCCAGCACCAGCCTCGTCGCGACATGTCACGGTTTTCTTGCGGTTATACTCGCCGTCCAGTAGCTCCTGTGAATAAACACAAATATATCTCTTAgacatacacaattacacacCAATAGGTACTTCTAAAAACTACAGGCGGAGATGTGCGGAAATCAACCAATAACCTTGGTTGTAATCCAGCGTAGCGAAGAGAAGAACAAGTAATGGAACTCAGTGGAAAGGCTTATTGGTGTCCCTAAAAAAGAACATCAGGTTACGCTCGACTTTGTcgtgttatggctcctctacacgatgggccaacgccggccactccaagggacgcatttatgcgttagagggagcaagtgatattgctatctcattctaccgcatggctgcgtcccttggagcgGATTAGGGACGCCGTATGCGCCCATAGAAGAGCGCGGGTAGCGCGCCTCGAACATCGGGATTTATAATTTGCTAATATATTAACTTATCAACGATTACTAGTACATCATTATTAACCTTTGGGAAACTACTTACTTCAATCATCTACCATAGATTCAGCCTCTTACAATGCCTCAAATTATATCTATGAGAAGAGCATGATTTGTTGAACGAACATTATCCTAAAAATACTGTCTATTGACCTTGTTTACAGTCCCCTAAGTGCAGTAGGTACTACACTTATTAACTGACATCTCTGAATGTAATCTTGAACAGCGCGcagtaaataaaatgaaatgaaatgaaatttattattcaTAACATTTATAGTCAATACATAATAGGATTATGGTCAGTACCAACTACGGCAACGATTAACGGTTAGTTTCACCGTGACTTAtgtcgaccgggatatgaaccatgattaccttttgtattgatttcgagctcccgatatttcgacgcagttacatacatcttgttcacgggtaactgagtCGCGTTCACACTTATTGGTCTATCCAAGCACACTACACTCACAGTGTCACTAATCAtgattcatatcccggtcgatataagtacGTACTAAGAGTTAAATTACCAGCTGTACCTGTAGTTCCAGCAGCGAGCCCTTCTCCACAGCCTCATGCAGCGCCTCACACTTGTTGACTAAGGCCTCTATATGAGTGGGCAGGGGCAGCGTCTCGGCCTCCAATAGGAGCCGCCGGCCCTGCCCCGCGAGCACGGCGCGCTCCAGCCCGCTGTCGGCCCCGCCGCGGGCCAGCTGACGGAGTTGGGCTGCTGTCACCGAACCTAACACTGAGAAAAACACactattaaccttttccacgccgtgccaaacacaaaagctgtcactcagacgccacgtcattgaagtgtcaaaactgaagttgaactttatgtatatgcacgtagatcgatgttgctctgtggtctgtgaccgattaatctgtCTTTGGTGTTGAACCTACGgggcggatatatcggtcattggcgtccaaaaggttaaggaatTATTTAATTCCCTTTTTTGAAAGCAACTTTACATGCAGTGGAatctacatatgtacctatattttttaaatcaaatttctattacaccttatgtgtataattgcatgaattctatagtaaattaaattgtatttttttccttattttctcgtaatgcatgttagtaaaattataagaagaaaagatgtgtcccgccgatttgttgccggtcccatattgggataccctcctccaattgaggggggattttaatcttctcggggcagaggtgtaggtttttggagccggtgtagctctatttgacgttcataagcgcattgtaattatgcctacttgaataaactatcttttatctttatctttgtcTCTAAAACTCTAAACTGAAATCTTTGATGAATACCTTTGTGAGgcagattttttttgtgttgctATTTGCTATAGCGGGTTAGCACATGAGTGACATGAGGTACGGTTTAAATTATGTTGTTTCTGAGCTTCTTTTAATCTTGTCGCAAAAGACAGTAATAATTTTGAGATTCATTAGCTTTGTTTTTGATGTCATGAATTGGTGTATAAGCTCATGTTAAAACTGCACTAGGTGCTTTTTGATATGAAAATGCGAAGAAAAATTCACTCTACATCAAAACTAATAGGGAACTCACGTCTGGCCACATTTAAAGCTTGAACGTGACAGACTCAGAGATTATACAAAACGGTTTTTACCGGCAAACTGGTGAACCGGTGAACAATAATTATTGGTAATAAAACATTATCAGGATTTCACAAAGGCATAATTAGATGATTATTGCGCTCTGATATGAGCCCTAAGGCCACATTTAAGACGAAATTGATGATAAGTATCCTATGCTGTTATTAACCAATAATTATTAAGCCACTAGTTATTAGACATGCGCAAACAGTGCTTCAAAAAGTAATATTACTACACTTTTTCGAAAACGTAATATTACACTGAGATATCACATCACTCATCACTCGGTACATCGCCGGAACGTGAACAGCGCTCGGGCGCGCGCGAAATGGAACCATCTCAGCTATCACCTACATTACGCAGCGCAATCTACAGCACTCTAGGGCGTCTTATATCAGCGCGTCTATCTATTACGCGTTGCGTTTTGTGACCGAACGGACCGATCCGAATTGTTCCGAAGATAGCCGAAAGCAGAGCGAGAGCGAGCGAGCACTgagtgcgagtgcgagcgagataacAAAACAATGATGGCGTGGCGGCCTGGCGGGCGAATAAACATGACAATATTACAAGCGCTATTACAGATTACGCGCGCTGTGAGTAGACTTCAACTGACCATTCAAATCGGCGCGTCAATCTATGTGGAATTGAATCCATTACACGTGCTTCGGCCGGTCGTTGGCGTTCCCGCGTTCGCGCGGCCCGCGTAATGAGTGATTTTTTGAAGAGATGGTTGATTTCTCCGAGTGATACGTGatgccatggtataataatatactccgcctggtactctcttccgagattcgcgaatgacctaactgtcacttgcctacgtcatcatgctgtttacaggttctcaaactttaaaatgtgggagaattttaacggcattaattttaagttattcatgtagaaacatagtaaaataaaacaaatctatactgcacttttcactcctactcttacagttccgaatagagcagccaaccattttcgtaacaaaacattaattaccaagtttacgacgtgaaaagtttggaaaacactgcgactgctgacactgagcgagaaggaaataacaattaacacgcgttcgacaaggatgacggtcagggacaaaatggcggattgtcaaatgtaacagcgctatcctgtgttgccagtagtgtaaacagaactacccgaacgtctgaaatttctttcgtgaatcggaagatattgctaaccaataattaaaaatgacgtgttattgtaaaatttaagataaaatacatataaatgaaatttataaaattataaagaaatattttaacttattaaccatagatataatgtacccatgtaacatgttatgttgaaataaagtggcaatgtttttgtgacgtaggcaagtgacactctgggaagagaagaccatgttttattagaccatgcgtGATGCCATATTACGCGTTCGAGAGATATCTCATTTGTGATATTACGAGCATTACTTACACATGTCTActagttataataatataatgtaggtacctatgtttagaAAACCACATACCACTTCCTGATTAAAATAAAACGCTTGTTATTTCCCATCAGGTTTACAAAAACCCCCAACTTATAAGCATTTCAACCGAGACTAGGTAAAGCCAGCAACAGAGCGCCATTGAGACAATCTGGCCCCGTAGAAAACATATGCCTAtcactaacgctccgtagcgaacaaaacgcaactgtcactgtcacactaatatggaagagcgatagagagacacaatgcgattcgatggcgaaacgCAAGTgcttgtcaccttggctaggccacctgAGTCGTCGCCTAATGATCTATGGGGGTTCAGCTATCGCTACCGCATCTTGCTAGATTAAATACGGGATGCTCTAAAATTTTTTATCCACTTTTAGAAGTAGGATCAAGGATAAAGGGGCTCGGTAGAAAAAGGCCTACCTAACAACACGTGAGAGAGGAGGCACTGTTTCCGCCTCGACCCTGCCTACTCGGCTTATTTGGCCGAACGTGTGAAATGCTAATGCTACTTTGCAATATTTACGACTTTATGCGTGTTTGCTACGCCGCCTACGGCGTAGTGGCCGTCGTAGCGGAGTGGaagattatattatgtattttttctactcccgtacttttatttgtcatttaaagggtcgtgcacaaacctttaaacccctatcttatagttgtcaagacaag comes from the Cydia amplana chromosome 12, ilCydAmpl1.1, whole genome shotgun sequence genome and includes:
- the LOC134652674 gene encoding serine/threonine-protein phosphatase 6 regulatory ankyrin repeat subunit C-like; translation: MESIKKWLQDRSTRKDGIYVHHSPPKLLGSVTAAQLRQLARGGADSGLERAVLAGQGRRLLLEAETLPLPTHIEALVNKCEALHEAVEKGSLLELQVQLELLDGEYNRKKTVTCRDEAGAGLLHKAVYYDYTDIVEWLVNNYPQLVHQRDSFGRTPLHYAVGRRASAAAALLERAGAARGARDAAGRTPAFYRAQRTSLELPEKIVIPMPDKPG